TTCGGCAAAGAAGATAATTTGACGAATGGACTTCTTTTTTATTTTGCGCTGGGTATTTTGATGTACGTCTGCGGTCAACGTTATATAAGCACGAAGCTAGTAACACTTACGAACAATCTGGTTTATGAAAAACGAACAGAGCTGATCGGTAAAGTATTAAAAACGCCGTACGAGAAACTGGAGCAAATGGAAGATGGACGCTTGCATGCTGTGTTAAATAACGACACAGAAGAAGTGAGTGGATCTATCAATGTAATTATTTCAGGTGTTATTGCATTTGTGACGTTGATATGCTGCTTTATTTATTTGGGAATGCTTAATCCTTATGCATTGTTGCTTTCCATCGGAGTTATCGTGTTAGTAGCAGGATTATTCTTCTTGCTAGGCAGTAAAGCGGAGAAATTATGGGAAGAATCACGCGACATCCAAACGATATTCTTTCGTATGATAGGCGATATGTTAAAGGGATTCAAGGAGCTTAAGCTAAATCAGAATAAAAATCGAGATTTCGAAGCTCATATGGAAAGCAGCTCGAATTTATATCGACTTAAAAGAACAGAGGCCGACGTAAGGTTCGCAAATGTTAATGTAGTAGGGGAGTTGCTGTTTACGGTAGTTATTGGAGCAGTGGCATTTTTGTTTCCCGTCATTTTTCCTAATTTGCTTACAACGACGGTACAAACGTACGTGTTTGTCTTTCTGTATATGACCGGTCCAGTGAATGGTATTTTGAATGCATATCCAACTTTATTACGGTGTCGTATTTCATGGAAACGAATTAAGGATCTATCTTCTGAAATAGAGCAGCTTCAGGATAGTGAGAACTATGTTGAAAAGGGACACACTTCGAACGATAGTTTAGAGCTTTCAGTTCGCGATGTATGCTACGGATATGGTGGAGAGGAAGATTCTCATTTTTCCGTAGGCCCTTTCGACCTGTCATTCGGTACTGGAACGATTACGTTCATAACGGGTGGAAATGGCAGTGGTAAAACAACACTTGCGAAATTAATTACGGGTTTGTATAAACCAACGGCCGGGGAAATTTCTGTTAATGGAAAAGCCACATCATCAGAAGAATTAGGCAGCATGTTTTCGGCAATATTTAGTGATTACCATTTATTCGAGCGCTTATATGGGATTAATTGTTCTGGTAAGGAGGAGCAAATTGCTTTGTTATTGCAACGACTCCAATTGTCTGACAAAGTCTCGATACAAGACGGGAAGTTCTCGACAACGTTGTTATCTACCGGTCAGAAAAAACGGTTGGCATTGTTGCTTACCTATTTGGAGGATCGGCCAATTTGCTTGTTTGATGAATGGGCGGCTGATCAAGATCCGGAATACCGCAGGCATTTCTATCATGAAATTTTGCCTGAATTGAAGGCTCGTGGAAAATGCATTATTGCGATTACGCATGATGATCGATATTTCCACCTGGCTGATACATTAATCAAGCTTGAAAGGGGAAAAACGGTATTGTCTGAAAATTCTAAGATGTTACTCGTATAGAGCAGCGGTGATCTTTATTAAGAAGAATGTGAAATATCCGTAATAAATAGATGATAGACCACGGATTGAGAGGATGTAATATTTTGAAATTATTTTGTATCCCTTATGCAGGAGGATCGTCTTCGTTTTATTTTTTTTGGAAAAAGACATTAAATGAAGATATAGAGTTAATTCCTCTGGAGTTGGCTGGAAAAGGTAGGCGAATTAGCGAGGATATGTACAAGTCATTTCATGAAATGGTAGATGACGTATACAGTCTGATGTTACCGCACATTAAAGACGGAAGTCCATTTGCTGTGTTTGGACATAGTATGGGAGGAAGCATTGTATATGAAATAGCTGAGAGATTAGAGGTGTTTAACGTTAAACATCTTTTTATTTCAGGATGTAGAGCACCACACTTAAAAAGAGAAGAAAGAAAATTTGAAACTGATGAAGAAATGATACGAACGTTAGTGCAACTAGGTGGGACACCTATTGAATTTTTACGAAATAAAGACTTTGTACAAACATTTTTTCCAATTATTCGTGGAGACTTAAAAAATCTATATGCTCATTCTTTTGAAAAAAAGAAAATAACTACTCCAACTACAATTATGCATGGTACGAAGGAAGACTGTATTATAGATGATGTCTTAATGTGGAATGAATATTTTTACTCAAAGCCTAATATCGAATTTTTCGATGGAGGGCATTTTTTTATTGAAAAATTCGAAAAAGAAGTAACTTATATTATTAATAAAGCACTAATTGAAACGACAAATCAAAATAAGGAGGTTAAATAATGTTTAATAATATTCTAGAGAATGCAGGAAGTACCCCGTTAGTTAACGTTACCATGAATGAATTAGAAAACATAAAGATTTTTTCGAAGATGGAAATGTTTAATCCTACCGGAAGTGTGAAAGATAGAGCAGCGATGTATACACTTAAAAAATTGCTTGAAGATGGGACGATTAATAAGGACACGATTATTATAGAATCTTCTTCCGGGAATTTTGGTCTTGCACTTGCGGCGGCCTGCCGCTACTACGGATTAAAGTTTTATTGTGTTATCGACAAGAATATTATGCCAGACAATGAACGATTAATAGAGGTACTAAGTGAGAAAGTATTTAAAGTAGAAGAAGCAGATGCATATGGCGGTTACTTATTAAATAGAATAAAAAAAGTACATAGTTTAAAAAATGAGATCGCTAATTCTTACTGGATAAATCAATATGAAAACCCAATAAATGCAGAATCTTATTATCAAACATTAGGAACTGAAATTGTGAATTCCGTGGAACATATTGACTTTCTGTTTATGGGAGTAAGCTCAGGAGGGACAATAACAGGGGTATCTAATAAGGTTAAAGAAAAGTTTCCTGATGCAAAAGTTATTGCTGTAGACATTGAAGGTTCGGTCATATTTTGTGATAAATCGGGGAGACGCAGAATACCTGGTATTGGATCTAGTAAATATCCTAAAATACTGGAAAAGGCCCAAATAGACGGACATATAATCGTGAGTGAGTCAGAAACAGTAAAGATGTGCCATTATTTATTCGAAAATATGTATATACTAGCTGGTGGTTCATCAGGTTCTGTTATGGCTGGAATAGTGAAATATTTCACTATTAATCCGGTTAATAGTATGAAAAATGTAGTCACTGTATTTCCTGATAGAGGAGAGAGATATGCAGGTACGATATATAATCCGGATTGGTATTCAAGTCTATTATCAAAAGATAAAGGAGAATTCATATGCTATATCTAAATGAACATGATTTACAAAAAGTAGGTATAAAGTGGGAAGAAACGATCGAAGTGATTCGTAATACTATTCAGTTATTAGACACAGACAATATTGTTCAACCAATAAAGCCATATCTCAGATTTAAAGATCAAAAAAATAGAATCATTGCTATGCCTGCCTATGTAGGGGAAGGCTATGATGTAGCAGGAATTAAGTGGATTGCTAGTTTCCCGGATAATATAAATAAAGGAATTTCTAGAGCGAATAGTGTGGTTATTCTTAACAATGCTGATACGGGACAAGTTAAAGCTATTGTAAATGGTTCTTTGCTTAGTGTTATTCGAACAGTTTCTGTTAGTGGTCTGTTTGTAAAATTATATTTAGAAGCAAAGTCTTTAAAGCGCTTCTCTTTGGGCATCCTTGGTTGGGGGCCGATTGGGCAACATCATTATCAAATGTGTCGTCATTTATTTGAGGATCAAATAGAGAGTATCTATTTATATGATATTAATAACACAAAGTTTCCAGAGGATGTTATGAACGACTCTAAAGTTAGAGTGTGTGGAAACTGGAGAGACGTGTACAGTCAGGCAGATGTGTTCATTACATGTACGGTATCTAGTGAGCGATATATTGACTCTGAGCCAAAGCAGGGTTCTTTATTATTAAATGTATCACTAAGAGATTATAAATCGGGTGTTTATGAATATGTGAAAAACGGAATTGTAGTAGATAGTTGGAAAGAAGTGTGTCGGGAAAATACAGATGTTGAATTATTCCATTTGCAAAACGGATTAATGGAATCAGATGTACTAACTTTCAAAGATATTGTTTCTGATTCTATGCTAGAGAAAATAAACAATGATCAATCGATAATGATAAATCCAATGGGGATGTCTGCGTTTGATATGTCTATTGGGGAGTATTATTTTAGGCTCGCAAGTAAAGAAAACATTGGTCTTCTACTTGAGTGAAGCACGCTTTATAGGTTGGAGCTAAATTATTAATATCATGAAGGGAAGATTACATGCTGCACAAACTTGATCGTGCGAATGTAGAGGATATGTATGAATTAACTCCTCTGCAGTCAGGTATATTATTTCATTATTTAAAGAATCCAGACAGAAATCAATATCATGAGCAAATTAGAATAACCATACAAGGCGAAATTGAGCAAGATTTGTTCATCGAAGCTTGGCAACAAGTTGCTTTTCAAAACGAAATTCTTCGAACGGTATTTAGATGGGAGAATATTTCAAAATCAGTTCAAATTGTATTAAAACAAATTGAGTTGAACTACACATTTTATGATTTGTCGAATGATAGCTGGCAAGAGCAAAATGAAAAGCTTAATCAGCTTGATGTTCTCGATCGTCAACAAGCATTCGACTTACACAACATCCCGTTTCGAATCATGCTTGTTGCGCTTGGAAACAGTCGTTACGAGCTGATTATCAGCAACCATCATATTCTATATGACGGATTTAGCAATGTAGTATTGTTAGAGGAATTTGTTCGTAATTATGAGTTTTTAATAAAAGGGAAAAAAATCCAATTTGCAAGAAAGCCCAAGTTTAAAGATTTTGTCCGGCATATTCACGAAGATGGACTTGGTTCAGAGAAAGAGTCATTCTGGAAAAACTATTTTCAGAACTATGAATCGTACGAGTCGTTCTCTCCGAGTGATGCAGTAGTTAATAGTTTGCCTGCAACGGATAGCTTGCATACATTAATAGACGAGAACCTGCACGAGTCGATTAAATCGTTTGCTATAGCGCATGAGGTTACTCCCGCGATTATTTACTATGCTGCTTGGGGTATTTTGCTACAGCGGTATCATAATACTGATGACATCATATTTGGTGTTCCGATGTCTGTCCGTTCCAATCAGATTGATGGGATCGATAGAATGGTTGGTCTTTATATTAATACTCTCCCTATTCGGATTAATACAGCTAAGGATGACAAGGTATGTGATCTCTTAAGATCGGTAGCCGACTATTTTTATCATAAAGAGCTCTTCCAAAATACAGCGCTTCTAGATATTAAAGCATATAGTGGTAGTGAAGAGAGTATTGGGTTTAACTCGATCTTGGCAATTGAAAATTACAGCAGCAGTCTGGAGATAAAGAGTGAGGCTGCAGGGTTATTGTTATCATTGCATTCTGCTTTTGAACGAACTAATTATGATATGACAGTCCGACTTTCGCTGCTTGGTAAGCCAGAGCTTGACTTGATATATAATTCGTCTGTTTATAATAAAGAATTTGTATCTCAAATGGCGCGTCACTATCTTTATATCATTGAGCAGTTGATTTCAGAATCAAATCTGCTTGTCTCTGAGATCGAGTTACTATCGAATAAAGAGAAACAATTAATTGTAGGCCAGTTTAGCGGTGAAAAGATTGAAAATCATGATGTTTTATCCTTCCGACAGTTGTTAGAGAAGATTGTAGCTATTAAACCGAACCGCAACTGTGTTTATGAACATGGGGAAAATCACACGCAAAGCGTTACCCTTGCCGAAATGTATAAGAAGTCCAAGGACGTAGCAGCACACTTGTTAACTAAAGGCTTGCGTCATCAAGAGCGTGTTGCGGTGTTGATGGATAACTCTAGTAAAATGGTTTATACCTTATTAGGTGTTCTAATGGCAGGGGGAGTATATGTTGCATTGGATCCGGAGTATCCTACTAATCGTATGAAAGCTATACTGGAAGATTGTCAGTGTCAATATGTATTGACATGCTCTGGTATCGAAGTACCACAGGATATTACCGCTAATGTGATTTATGTTGACCAGTTTGGGGGTCAAGGAGAATTGGATCATTCTATACTAAATCAAGTCGTCACTTCTCCTGACGATTTGGCCTATATTTTATATACTTCGGGGTCAACAGGTAAGCCGAAGGGTGTAATGATCGAGCGTGTTTCCGTGTTCCAGCTCTTAAGCTGTCTAGAAAATCAATACAAATGGGATAATAAAGATGTTTTCTTAGTAAGAACATCTTTTACTTTTGACGTTTCGATACCTGAGTTATTCGGATGGTTACTAGCGGACGCTAGTCTTGTTATTCCACAGAAGAACGCAAGCAAGGATCCGGTCTTTCTGTTAGACATTATAAAAACGTACAAAGTATCCCAGATCAATTTCACTCCAGCAATGTTTAATGTATTTATGGAGTATTTGTCTCCAGCCACGATTGCGAAACTAAACAGTGTTAAGCATATTTATTTGGCTGGCGAGCGGCTGCTTGAAAGTACAGTAGATAAATTCCATGCACTTGGAACTAGTGTTACCTTGCACAATTTATATGGTCCAACCGAGTCTACGGTTTATTGTACGCACTTAACAATGGAAAAGGGGTTCGCTGGAAAGGTTACAATTGGTCGTCCTTTGCCTAATGCTCAAATCTACATTGTAGATAACGAACTTAGATTATGCCCTGTTGGTGTGCATGGACAAATCGCGATTGCTGGTACTGGTACTGCAAAAGGGTATTTTGGAAATTCGGAGCTGACCAATTCTAAGTTTATCCCTAATCCGTTTGGAGAAGGAAGGCTGTATTTATCGGGCGATTATGGAAGATGGTTGCCGGATGGGCAAATCGATTACCTTGGTCGAATTGATGGGCAAAATAAATTACGTGGATATCGAATAGAAAATGAGGAAATAGAAAATACGATTTTGAACTACCCTGGAGTTAAAGAGGCTTCGGTTATGATCACTAAGGATTCTAATGGGGTAGATTCTTTGTGCGGCTTTTTTACGTCGAGACAGCTAGAAGACACAGAGAAGATTAAAAAGCATATTGCTTCACAACTACCTTTTTACATGGTTCCTAACTTTTTATTCCAAATTGACCGATTGCCGCTAACGAGCTCTGGTAAAGTGGACAAAAAAGAGTTGCAGAGAATTATGAATGAGGAGAAGCGTATAAACTCAGACTCTCAAGTCTCCTTAAACT
Above is a window of Paenibacillus uliginis N3/975 DNA encoding:
- a CDS encoding thioesterase II family protein gives rise to the protein MIDHGLRGCNILKLFCIPYAGGSSSFYFFWKKTLNEDIELIPLELAGKGRRISEDMYKSFHEMVDDVYSLMLPHIKDGSPFAVFGHSMGGSIVYEIAERLEVFNVKHLFISGCRAPHLKREERKFETDEEMIRTLVQLGGTPIEFLRNKDFVQTFFPIIRGDLKNLYAHSFEKKKITTPTTIMHGTKEDCIIDDVLMWNEYFYSKPNIEFFDGGHFFIEKFEKEVTYIINKALIETTNQNKEVK
- the sbnA gene encoding 2,3-diaminopropionate biosynthesis protein SbnA, producing MFNNILENAGSTPLVNVTMNELENIKIFSKMEMFNPTGSVKDRAAMYTLKKLLEDGTINKDTIIIESSSGNFGLALAAACRYYGLKFYCVIDKNIMPDNERLIEVLSEKVFKVEEADAYGGYLLNRIKKVHSLKNEIANSYWINQYENPINAESYYQTLGTEIVNSVEHIDFLFMGVSSGGTITGVSNKVKEKFPDAKVIAVDIEGSVIFCDKSGRRRIPGIGSSKYPKILEKAQIDGHIIVSESETVKMCHYLFENMYILAGGSSGSVMAGIVKYFTINPVNSMKNVVTVFPDRGERYAGTIYNPDWYSSLLSKDKGEFICYI
- a CDS encoding 2,3-diaminopropionate biosynthesis protein SbnB; the encoded protein is MLYLNEHDLQKVGIKWEETIEVIRNTIQLLDTDNIVQPIKPYLRFKDQKNRIIAMPAYVGEGYDVAGIKWIASFPDNINKGISRANSVVILNNADTGQVKAIVNGSLLSVIRTVSVSGLFVKLYLEAKSLKRFSLGILGWGPIGQHHYQMCRHLFEDQIESIYLYDINNTKFPEDVMNDSKVRVCGNWRDVYSQADVFITCTVSSERYIDSEPKQGSLLLNVSLRDYKSGVYEYVKNGIVVDSWKEVCRENTDVELFHLQNGLMESDVLTFKDIVSDSMLEKINNDQSIMINPMGMSAFDMSIGEYYFRLASKENIGLLLE